A segment of the Leptolyngbya sp. NIES-3755 genome:
GTTCGACTAATAAATGGTGATCTGGCGGTGCGATGTAAATGTGACCGGGTTCGATCGACTCGTGATTGATCGCGTGAGCCACTGGAAGTGCAGAACTTCGCGCCAGAATTTGAGGCAGCAAACTGGGATGATCTGGAGAAATATGCCACACAATAAAGACCGCCGCCGGAAAGTCAGGAGGCAATTGAGGCACGAGGGTATCAAAGGCTCCGAGTCCCCCGGCTGATGCTCCGATTACAATAATGTCCGGCTTTACCACGATGCTCCTAAATGAAAATGAGTTTGCGATCGATAGGGATTCAGTAGAGTTACACTAACACGCTAATTCAGTCGCTCCCACATCCCTACGAGTAATGATTGGATGTTGCAGGTCATCCACAGGCTCTATGAAGTTCTGTCAAAATAGACAATAGTTGATTTCCTACCAGTCACATTCCAGCGACCATGCCTTCCAAACGTTCCAAAAAATCTCAGCCAAACTCCTCGGAGGGGAAAGTTTCTGTAAACAATCCGCAGAATCCTCACGATAAATCATTTCCAGTGGTCGGGATTGGCGCTTCTGCTGGAGGATTAGACGCTTTTACACAATTGCTGAATCATTTACCGATCGATACCGGAATGGCATTTGTGATTATTCAACATATGCCAGCAGATCAAATTAGCGCTTTGAGTGAGATTTTGGCGCGATCAACTCAAATGCCTGTGCAGGAAGCGCAAGATGGCATGACGATCGCACCCGATCAGGTGTATGTGATTCCGCCAAATGCGAGTTTGACGATCGCTCAAGGCGTACTGAAACTGACACCGCGCCCGACCCAGAAGTCGGTGTTTATGTCGGTCGATGCGTTTTTGCTGTCGCTGGCTGAAGAGCGCGGCAATAAAGCGATCGCGGTGATTTTATCCGGGGCGGATTCGGATGGAACGCGGGGACTCGAAGCAGTGAAGGCAGCGGGCGGAATTACGTTTGCTCAGTGTCGGGAAACGGCACAAGTAGAGAGTATGCCGAATACCGCGATCGCGACCGGAGAAGTGGATTTTGAGTTGCCGCCAGAACAAATCGCTCAAAAGTTGGTAGAGATTAGCCACTGTTCCTATCTTGCGGACGAAATGCCTGTTGAATCTCAAGTGTCTCCGGTGGCTCCGGATGCTCAACAGGCGCTGACGGTGATTTTTAATCTGCTGAAACGCACGAGCGGGGTGGATTTTACGCACTATAAGCAAACGACGCTAAGTCGTCGGTTTCAGCGGCGAATGGTGTTATACAAGCTCGAACGGCTAGAAGATTATGCGGGGTATCTTCAGAGCAATCCGGCGGAAGTGATGGCGCTGTATCAAGATTGCTTGATTCATGTGACCAGTTTTTTCCGCGATGCTGACAGCTTTGAGATGTTGAAAACGCTGGTCTTTCCGGTGATCACGAAAGACAAATCGCCGGGGACTCCGCTGCGGGTTTGGGTGGCGGGATGTTCGACCGGGGAAGAAGCGTATTCGATCGCGATTTGTTTGCTAGAGTTTCTCGCGGATCAAGTGCCACGTGTGCCGATTCAGATTTATGCGACTGATATTAGTGAAAGCGCGATCGAACACGCTCGGAATGGGATTTATTCACCGAGTCAGGTAGCGGATGTTTCACCGGGACGGCTGCATCAATTTTTTGTGAAAGTCGAGGGCGGCTATCAAATTAGCAGGTCGGTGCGCGAACTCTGTGTGTTTGCTCGACAGAATTTGGTTGGCGATCCGCCGTTTTCTCGATTGGACTTAATTACCTGTCGCAATGTGTTGATTTATCTCGGCAATGCGTTGCAGAAAAAACTGCTTCCAGTTTTTCATTATGGACTGAGACCATCGGGCTTTTTGATGTTGGGCACGTCTGAAACGGTGGGAGACTTTATCGATCTATTTACTCTGCGCGATAAAAAGAACAAAATCTACTCCAAGAAAGCGACCTCGACTCGACCCGCGATCGAATTAACATCAAGCTCTTATGCTTCAAAGATAATCAATCCGCAACCGCTCGCGCCCGATCACTTCCCCAACGATCTAGAACTCCAGCGCGAAGCAGACCGAATTGTGTTGCATCAATACGCCCCTGCTGGCGTGGTGATCAATCAAGATTTGGAGATTTTGCAATTTCGGGGGCAGACGAGTCCGTATCTTGAACCCGCTCCGGGTCGTGCGAGTTTGAATTTGCTCAGAATGACAAAAGACCCTCTGCGGCGGGAGCTTCAGTCGATGATTCATCAAGCGAAACAGCAAAACCTGCCGATGAAGCGCGACGGCTTGCAGGTGAGAAACGGCGATCGATTCCGTCAAGTCACAATCCGGGTTACGCCGTTTCGAGTGAGAGACACGCAGGAGTGTTTTTTGGTGCTGTTTGAAGATGCGTCGATCGTCGAAGTTCCAGTCGTAGAAAGTCCGTCTCCGAATCGCAAGACTAGAGAAGCACAAGAAATTGCCCGACTGAAACAAGAACTTGCCACATCGAGAGAGCATTTGCAATCGATCATCGAAGAGCAGCAAGCGACCAATCAGGACTTGAGAGCGGCAAACGAAGAAATTTTGTCGAGCAATGAAGAACTACAAAGCGCCAACGAAGAACTCGAAACAGCAAAAGAAGAAATTCAGGCAACCAACGAAGAACTAAACACGGTAAACGATGAATTGCGCCGTCGCACTCAAGAAGCCACCCAAGTCAGCAACGATTTGCAAAACTTACTCAATAGCATTCACATTCCGATTTTGATGCTCGGTGCGGATCTGCAAATTCGGCAGTTTACGCCTGTGATGGAAGGCATTTTCAATCTGATTTCAACCGATATCGGGCGACCGTTGAGCGATATTACAAACAAGCTGAATGTTCCGAACTTAGAGCAGCAGATTTTAGAAGTGATTCGGACGCTGAATTTAAGAACGCAGGAAATTCAGGATCGAGATGGACATTGGTATCATTTGCGGATTCGTCCGTACCGCACGATCGATAATAAAATCGATGGAGCCGTTTTGGTGCTGATCGATATCGATGATCTCAAGCGCAGTAATGCTCAACTGATGGAAGCGCGAGATTATGCGGATGCGATCGTGGAAACCGTGTGGGAGCCGCTGCTTGTCTTAAATGGTAGTTTTCGTGTGATCACGGCAAATCAGCCGTTTTACGACAAGTTTCAAGTATCACCGCTACAAACCGAGCAATATTCGATTTTTGAATTAGGCAACGGGCAATGGAACATTCCGCAACTGCGATCGCAACTCGAAGGCATTGTCGCGAGTAATGCTCAGTTTCAAGATTTTGAAGTGGAGCATGAATTTGAGCAAATCGGACGCAAGGTGATGCAGCTTAAAGCTCGTAAAGTGCCAACCAGCGACAATACACAGATGATTTTATTAGCGATCGACGATATTACCGCATAGGGATGCTTAGAGGGTGTTTAAAGCATTCTTTCAGAGGATGATCGATCGACGCTGGCAAGACTATCTTGAGAAAGATGTAAGC
Coding sequences within it:
- a CDS encoding signal transduction histidine kinase with CheB and CheR activity (similar to AA sequence:cyanobase_aa:Ava_0314) codes for the protein MPSKRSKKSQPNSSEGKVSVNNPQNPHDKSFPVVGIGASAGGLDAFTQLLNHLPIDTGMAFVIIQHMPADQISALSEILARSTQMPVQEAQDGMTIAPDQVYVIPPNASLTIAQGVLKLTPRPTQKSVFMSVDAFLLSLAEERGNKAIAVILSGADSDGTRGLEAVKAAGGITFAQCRETAQVESMPNTAIATGEVDFELPPEQIAQKLVEISHCSYLADEMPVESQVSPVAPDAQQALTVIFNLLKRTSGVDFTHYKQTTLSRRFQRRMVLYKLERLEDYAGYLQSNPAEVMALYQDCLIHVTSFFRDADSFEMLKTLVFPVITKDKSPGTPLRVWVAGCSTGEEAYSIAICLLEFLADQVPRVPIQIYATDISESAIEHARNGIYSPSQVADVSPGRLHQFFVKVEGGYQISRSVRELCVFARQNLVGDPPFSRLDLITCRNVLIYLGNALQKKLLPVFHYGLRPSGFLMLGTSETVGDFIDLFTLRDKKNKIYSKKATSTRPAIELTSSSYASKIINPQPLAPDHFPNDLELQREADRIVLHQYAPAGVVINQDLEILQFRGQTSPYLEPAPGRASLNLLRMTKDPLRRELQSMIHQAKQQNLPMKRDGLQVRNGDRFRQVTIRVTPFRVRDTQECFLVLFEDASIVEVPVVESPSPNRKTREAQEIARLKQELATSREHLQSIIEEQQATNQDLRAANEEILSSNEELQSANEELETAKEEIQATNEELNTVNDELRRRTQEATQVSNDLQNLLNSIHIPILMLGADLQIRQFTPVMEGIFNLISTDIGRPLSDITNKLNVPNLEQQILEVIRTLNLRTQEIQDRDGHWYHLRIRPYRTIDNKIDGAVLVLIDIDDLKRSNAQLMEARDYADAIVETVWEPLLVLNGSFRVITANQPFYDKFQVSPLQTEQYSIFELGNGQWNIPQLRSQLEGIVASNAQFQDFEVEHEFEQIGRKVMQLKARKVPTSDNTQMILLAIDDITA